A stretch of DNA from Longimicrobiaceae bacterium:
GCCGGATCGAGGTGCGCGCCGAGACGGTCGACTCGTCGGCGGGGCCGCGGCCCGGCTCAGGGTCCTGGAACGAGGGAGGATTCATGCGTTGGCCATCCGGATGTGCGCGTCGGGGAGCGCCGCCACGGGGGCGGGAGACCAGGGTGCCACGGCTGCGGGAGGGCGGGTGCCCACACACGTCGCGGAGCGTCGGATGTTGCCGCGGAAGTGGGCCGACACCATCACGCTGCGGAGTGCGGCAGGGCCGGTGACAGAGCGTGGGGAAAGGGCAAGGTACCCGCCGGCCCGGGGAATGTCAACCTCGCGGCGTTGCCGGCCGGCGTCCGCGCGGCTACGTTTCGGCGCGCCGATGGGGACAGCTTTGCGCAGGAGAGATCGAGTGGCACGGAACGACCACGACCGCGAAGAGGACACGGGAGCGAAGGCGTACGACCTGCACCTGATCCGCCGGCTGGCGCGCTACCTCCACCCGTACCGGCTGGCGGTGGCCGGCTCCGTCGCGCTCCTCTTCGTGGGCGCGGCGCTGGAGCTGGCCGGGCCGTGGATCACCATGCTCGTGCTGGACCGCGCCGTCCCCGCGCGCGACGAAGGGCTCCTCGTGGTGCTGGCGGCCGCCTTCACGGGCGCGCTCCTCCTCGGGTTCGTCCTGCAGTACGTGCAGGCGCTGCTCACCACCTGGCTCGCGCAGCGGGTGATGTACGACGTGCGGGTGGAGCTGTTCTCGCACCTGCAGCGGCTCTCCCTCCGCTTCTTCGACGCCAACCCGGTGGGCCGGCTGATGACCCGGGTCACCAACGACATCGAGGTCCTGAACGAGATGTTCGGGGCGGGGATCGTCACCATCTTCGGCGACGTCTTCGTCCTCCTGTTCATCGTGGGCGCCATGTTCCTGATGAACTGGCAGCTGGCGCTGGTCACGCTGACCATCCTCCCCTTTATCCTCTTCGCCGCGTTCCTGTTCCGGAAGCGGATCCGGCTGGCGTACCGCGACATCCGCGTGCGGCTGGCGCGCATCAACGCGTACCTGCAGGAGCGTGTGGGTGGGATCCGGGTGGTGCAGCTCTTCGGGCGCGAGGAGCAGACCCTGCGGCGCTTCGCGGAGATCAACGACGACCACCTGGAGGCGCACCTCCGCTCCATCCGCCACTACGCGCTCTTCTTCCCCGTGATCGAGGTGCTCACCGCGGTGGCGCTGGCGCTGATCCTCTGGTACGGCGGGCTGCGGGCGCTGGAGGGGGCGGTCACGGTGGGGACGATCGCCGCCTTCCTGCAGTACGCGCGGCGCTTCTTCCGCCCCATCCAGGACATGTCGGAGAAGTACAACATCCTGCAGGGGGCCATGGCTTCGGCGGAGCGGATCTTCGACCTCCTCGACACGGAGCCCGAGATCCGCGACGAGGCGCACCCGCTGCGCCTCCCGGCGCGGGCGGAGGGGCGGATCGAGTTCCGGGACGTGTGGTTCCGCTACGGCGAGGGGGACGCCTGGGTGCTGCGCGGGGTCAGCTTCACGGCCAGGCCGGGGGAGCGGGTCGCCGTCGTGGGGGCCACCGGGGCGGGGAAGTCCACCCTCATCAACCTGCTGATGCGCTTCTACGAGCCGGAGCGGGGGGAGATCCTCTTCGACGGCGTCCCCATCCGGCGCGTCGCCGCGAAGGAGCTGCGCGGCCGGATCGGGCTGGTGCTGCAGGACCTCTTCCTCTTCAGCGGAGACCTGGAGCACAACATCCGCCTGGGGAGGGACGACATCGGCGCGGAGCGCATCCGGGAAGCGGCGCGGCGGGTGGGGGCGGACGCCTTCATCCGGCGGCTCCCCGGCGGGTACGCGCAGCCGCTGGGGGAGCGGGGGATCTCGCTCTCGGTGGGGGAGCGGCAGCTCGTCTCCTTCGCGCGGGCGCTGGCCTTCGATCCGCCGGTGCTGGTGCTGGACGAGGCCACCAGCTCGGTGGACTCGGAGCTGGAGGCGCGGATCGAGGGGGCGCTCCGGGAGCTGATGCAGGGGCGCACCTCGCTGGTGGTGGCGCACCGTCTCTCCACCATCCAGGGCGCGGACCAGATCCTGGTGCTGCACCACGGCGAGATCCGGGAGCGGGGGACGCACGCGGAGCTGCTGCGGCGGGGCGGACTGTACGCGCGGCTGCACGAGCTGCAGTTCGTGCGGGCGGAGCTGCACGAGGAGGGGGAGGCGGAGGAGCCGGCCGCGTGACCGCGGAACGGGGCTTCGGCGAACGGAGGGGCTCTCCAGGTGGAGAGCCCCTCCTGCTTCGGTCGAGGCCGGGA
This window harbors:
- a CDS encoding ABC transporter ATP-binding protein; the protein is MARNDHDREEDTGAKAYDLHLIRRLARYLHPYRLAVAGSVALLFVGAALELAGPWITMLVLDRAVPARDEGLLVVLAAAFTGALLLGFVLQYVQALLTTWLAQRVMYDVRVELFSHLQRLSLRFFDANPVGRLMTRVTNDIEVLNEMFGAGIVTIFGDVFVLLFIVGAMFLMNWQLALVTLTILPFILFAAFLFRKRIRLAYRDIRVRLARINAYLQERVGGIRVVQLFGREEQTLRRFAEINDDHLEAHLRSIRHYALFFPVIEVLTAVALALILWYGGLRALEGAVTVGTIAAFLQYARRFFRPIQDMSEKYNILQGAMASAERIFDLLDTEPEIRDEAHPLRLPARAEGRIEFRDVWFRYGEGDAWVLRGVSFTARPGERVAVVGATGAGKSTLINLLMRFYEPERGEILFDGVPIRRVAAKELRGRIGLVLQDLFLFSGDLEHNIRLGRDDIGAERIREAARRVGADAFIRRLPGGYAQPLGERGISLSVGERQLVSFARALAFDPPVLVLDEATSSVDSELEARIEGALRELMQGRTSLVVAHRLSTIQGADQILVLHHGEIRERGTHAELLRRGGLYARLHELQFVRAELHEEGEAEEPAA